The DNA sequence TTTGTAGGGGACTGAGCCATAGGGTGACCAGGTACGATAAAGAATGCCCTGTTAAagctgaatttcagataaatggtgaataatttttttagtataaatatacAGCTCCCAtgtaatatttgggacatactaaaacaacaacaacaacaaaatcccctGCCCATTGTTTAATAGGATGTATttctatttaaaagttttttgttttttaattcaaatctGGCTATCGTATATTTACAATTGCTAAATCTGGCTACCCCGGACTGGTAGGAGAGAACAAAAATCCAGTGAGGTTTGTATTATCACTGTTCCTGAAGATATAGGCTCTTGAGAACAGGAATTAGGTCTCACAGAAGATCTGCTATGGACTTCAGATAATCCTTGgcaggccactctggaaaatacaCAGTTCATGTTGAGATCCTCATAAAACTTATAATTAGCTGCATGAATGTGGACAGAAAATGTCAAAGGAAGGAATATCTCAGACTTCAGCGATCTAGATATGACTACCTAAAGATCCTTTCTAGCTGCTAGAAATGGTACATTCTCATTTTTAAGGTTATATTGGATATTTTGCTTCAAATCCATTTGGAAAATAATTGGGTTGGAGTAGGGGACAGTCTTACCTCCTAACTGTTTACAGTAAACAGAAATCAAATCTAGAGGTTCTTTTTTACTGATCAAGTCTGTAACGCCTACTGAAGAATGCATTAGCTTTATAGGctgaaatacttttctttttaattacctGAGAATATGCAAGAAGAATGGGAACTGggttattaaattttattttttaaggaatcagGTTATTTTCTTAACGTCAAAACTGTATCTATTGAGTATAAACTTGTTATCTAGTTAAATTTGAACGACCTCTCCAACCTAAATTGGGTAATTCCCAGATAAACATCACTTTAGGGACTGCATTTTCCCATCTGCTCTCTTATTGATCATACAAACTAAAAAATACCCAAATACTCACTTTATATCACAGTATGTATGGGGGCTATGTAAATACTTTAATTCTTCAAATGGAATTATATATtagtataattatttatataaaccctactacattaaaaaaaaaggattggggTGATTTTATCTGTGTGTTTTATGGATCATCATGTTGCGTCAGGCAGAGTTAGCATCAGTTTTGTTCATCAAAGCTGCTTGTAGAAAGTGGCAGAGTTTGAGTTGGGCTTCTAGGGtgagccatctatgaaaaaaaaaaaaagggtcccAATTATAATATGAATTATGTGGCCAACACAGATCTCCTTCCTCACTAACAGAAACCAGATTTTATGCGGGTAGCCAGACTCTAAAAACCACTTTTCCCAGTTTTTCTGACATAATCAGAAGTTTCTGGGTAGCACCTGTATAAAGTGAAGGGTAGCTTAGCTAGCACACCCTTTTGTCCTTTGCCTTTCTCCTTATCTTGCCTAGAATGTGGGCACCGGGCTTCAGGAGGTGGAGGCATTCATTACCATGAGGATAAAAGCCACACATTAAGGATGGAAGAGCAGTGAAGACATGGTGAAGCTACTGTACCAGTTATGGGCTGCCTACTTCCCAAGGGAATATGTAGGTAAGAAAAATAAGGTGCTGCTTTGTTAAGCCACAGTGGTCAGATTTTTGTTACCTAATGCAAAAGCAAATTTTGTTACCAAATGCAAAACCTAACTAATACAGTTGCTTCAGacttaaaggaaaaaggaaacctaAGTTCTCGGggtcgggggggtggggaggaggacgaGTCATTTTATGTCTAAcaacagtttcttttttaaaaacttcctccTACTAAGTGGATTTTGTGAACAGCTCATACAGCAGATAGTtttctgggatttaaaaaaaaatttttttttaaatatttatttatttatttgacagacagagatcacgagtaggccaagaggcaagcagagagaaaggaggaaacaggctccctgatgagcagagagcccgatgtggggctcgatcctaggaccctgggatcatgacctgagctgaaggcagaggcttaacccactgagccaccaggaacccCACCTTTCTGGCATGTTTGATGTTGTTGTTCAATATGTGTGCTTCTTCTTTAtcgtattttcatttgtttccacattACTCAACTCATTATAGTGATTATGGGGTAGGGCAGGGACACAAAAGAATCCCAgagctgagggcgcctgggtggctcagtgggttaagccgctgcctttggctcaggtcatgatctcagggtcctgggatcgagtcccgcatcgggctctctgctcagcagggagcctgcttcctcctctctctctctctgcctgcctctctgcctacttgtgatctctgtctgtcaaataaataaataaaatctttaaaaaaaaaaaaaaaatcccagagctgaacaaagaaaggaaggggcTTAGTCCTTCagtgaggcctctgccttctgcccctgTACTTCATAATTGGTGGTATCACCAAGGAATGTGATCTGGGGGTAGGGTCCCTACTGGATGCTccgaaaggaggaaagagaaatgtgGCCACACCTCAAAACAGTGATTGGCATGAGGGAAACCAAACTGTCTGCAAAAGGcactgattcttttatttttttattttttaaaagattttgtttattcatttgacagacagagatcacaagtaggcagagaagcaggcagagagagaggaggaagcaggctccccgctgagcagagagcccgatgcggggctcgatcccaggaccccaggaacatgacccgagctgaaggcagaggctttaacccactgagccacccaggcgctccaaaggCACTGATTCTTAATGAGGAAACAAAGAGGGGACAGTGTTGGGTTGGCAAAGTGTTAGCAGTGAAGTCTGTGGTGTGTCTCTATCACCAGAGGGAAATGGAAATATAAGTTTTGTAGCCAAAGAGGCCAGAAGCCCTGTGTCCCAGCACTCTAGTAGGAGTGGCAGACGGATGGCTATTCCCCATAGATCCAGTGAACAAGGTGAACACAGGGAGATGACAGACAAACAGGATTTGGAAGAAATCACATCAGGTTTCACTGATATACTAGAATTTGGTGTATGGGTCATACATGTAGGTGACAAAGAAGAAAGCTGCCAAGACCTTTTCCTATCAACTGTGCACGATCTGATCCCTATCTGCTTCTTTATTGCTGTTTTTCACTGTCAGACTTGCTTTCTCTTACAGCTACTTATGTATGCTGTTCTTTTTGCTTGGAGCTCTTTCCTCCCGAACGTCCATGCTGGGCCCATCCCCTCATCCCATAGGCACCCTTCCCAGTTAAtacctattcatccttcaagtcTCACTTCATCACCTCCTAAGGGATTCCTTAGGCTAGATAAAATTCCTCTGTGGGTTCCCACAGAACCCCATTCCTTTCCTTTATAGTACATACCTCAGTGTAGAATTATACAAATATGTGATTATTTGACTAATGTCTATTTTCCTCACTAAGCTGAAAGCTCCAAGACAATAAAGTTAGGTTTGTTTTTGCTTACCACTGTATCCCTGGGATCCCCAGCACTGTATCCTACTGTatccccagcacagtgcctggcatagaggaagtgcttaataaatacttatctAAAGGAATTAATACAACCAGATATTCATGGTAAAAGTAGAGATGATAATGCTAGGCCACAGAATTTTATAAAGGCTAAATATGAAATTGTTTTGTAAAGCACTAGGTACCAtttaaagaggggcgcctgggtggctcagtgggttaagccgctgccttcggctcaggtcatgatcccagggtcctgggatcgagtcctgcattgggctctctgctgagcagagagcctgctttcctctctctctctctctctctctgcctgtctctctgcctacttgtgatctctgtctgtcaaattaaaaaaaaaaaaaaaatcttaaagattatTATAAGAAAGATCCTTTAGATTGTATGAttctaaataaatcattttgaagaaaaggaaccatatttttgtttgtttgtttcccctaAAGGCTTACCTGAAACTTTCTCCTCAAGGCCCGAGTCATTACTGGAGTAAGCCCAGTTCCTGTGTCCATGTTTTCTTTATTGGTAAGTGGGGTTCCACCTGGGCTTCTGCAAAGGTATTGAAAAAATTAGAAGCTGTGTTTTATGCTAACTTTTCAAATGGATTCAGAAATGATAAAGATAAGAGAGCATATTACCTCTCTACATCAACTTTTCTAAGTAGTTTCCGCAGGTCTATCTGGCTTTTACCAGGGGTactgatgaaataaaaatataaaagttagaGCCTTCCAGATTTTATCCCCTTTCCCAAAGCAAAGCAGATGTTTCCAAGTGGTTCTATTTGTTACAtcagcagaggggcacctggctggctcagccagtggagtgtgtgactccaCACACTGTGTgacagttgtgagttcaagccccatgctgggtgtggagcctacttaaaaacaaaaatagcagtAGATGCTGATAAGAGCACAAGGTGATATAATTGCCCTAATAAATAATACGTCTTGACTCAGTAATTATACATATAAGAATCCATCTGAGGGAAAGAGTCAGCTATGCACATGGGTGATGGACAAAAGGATGCTCActgaagaattagaaataaaaaatcataacCTAAATGTTTCAAAACAGGAGTTTATCTATGAAATTTACATATAATGAACTATATATACTGAAGAAGTCAAAATGATGctttaaactgatttttaataaGATGGGGAAAGTTCTTGACACATTAAACAGGAAAAGCTTTAACTGCATGTATATTATGATTatacacaggtacacacacacacacagacacacacacacagacacaaaagaTTTCATCGATTCCAAGACATGcaagttttcatattttattatttctgaaattgggctgctttaaaaattatttttctttttcttttttaagtaatctctttccccaacatgggcctcaaactcatgacccagagatcaggagttgcatgatcttccaactgactgagccaggcacctctaaaaaaattattattattttttaaagattttatttatttgacagagagaacaaacagggggaatggcagaaggagaaggagaagcaggctccatgctgagcagggagccaatgtaccacttgatcccgggaccttgggatcatgactggggccacaggcagacgctcaactgactgaggcacccaggggcgcccccccacccccaccccaaaacatTCTTGTTATTATGTCTTTTCCTCCCAAAtctatttatctgtattttttttttttttaaagtaatctctgtgcccagctTGGGGGTCAAGCTTACAACCTGAGACTGAGAGTTGCaggctccaccaactaagccagccaggtgctcctgggcCACCCCCGCCCACAAATCCACTAATAAATCATTGGTGTATCTTATAATAAACAGCatcatgaaatggaaataatagagTAGATGCCCACACAAAGACTAGAATGATAAACAACAGTATGTTAATAGTAGCTATCTTCAATCATacagttatttgattttttttctttttcaaaaattttttttaaagattttatttatttatttgagagagagagagagaaagagaatatgaacAGGGTCAGGGGGGCAAAGGGAtgagcagactccccctgagatcatgacctgagccgaaagcagatgcttaactgactgaaccacccaggcacccccgttttCTTCTGTAACCTTTCTGTGGATTTCCAGTCTTCTACAATGAGCATATACAACTTTTAAAGTTAGAgataggcaaaacaaaacaaaacaaaacattattttaagtaaCAGTGGAGCATAACACAGTGTAGTTCCTTACATCAAGACATTTGTAACTCGAGTTGATAGTACTTTGGAGTTGGGCTTCAAGGTGACACGCTGCAGGTCAGAGACAGTAACTAGTGGATTCTGTGCCTTTGGTGATGGTGTAAGCTTTAATCACAAAATGAGACAGTATCAAAAAACACACTTAAAGATATCATTCAAAATATAAACATGCTGCAACAATGAATACTTGAAAGCTGAGTATGGGTAAGATATTATCTACTACTCAATTTTTATTGCAAAGCTTCCAAGTATGTCTCTACTTCTTTAGACTAATGGTTGGTAGATAAAACTGCCTAATTAAATAATTTTGGGGTCTACACATTTTGTTGAGGATCCAAAAGTACTCAGGTAACACATGGAATACTTACCTCAGAATGGCTTCTGTACATAAGACATAGGCTGATTTTCCAGAAAGGGACAACCAGGTTAAAAGCTCAAAGATCATGTGTATGATCAGCTTACCTTCTTCCTTTCATCAAAACACTGTGTCTTCTTTAACTTCACAGTCAGTAGATCTTTAACTGTTATCTGCATGGGTCCATCTCTTTTTAATGGCCCAGCCTTGAAATACATGGAGAGGTTAGAATTCAAATTGTAACCAAGATATCTAGTCAAATGCAAATCCAAATCCAGTTTTTAAAGACTCACTTAAAAACTAACTCTTATTTACCCTAGGAACCTATCAAATTCTTTTAATTCAACCGAGAATGATCCTGTTTTCAGTACACATGGATGCTAATGCTACTGTAAAGTATTCATCAAAATGTAAAGCTTTGACAGTAAATAAGAGATGGGCTAGTTCTCTGCAACTATGCATCTTCCTCAGGATTTATGATAATAAGACCGGAGTTGAAGAAGTTCCTCAAATCAAAGTGAAGTTTTGCTTGAATTACCTAAAAAGTTAACTTAGGTCCCGTAGAACAAGAATGTATGGTCAGAGGGCTATGCATTATGGCAAATGTAATAATAGGCTCTGGATTTAACCcagccattttatttattattattattatttatttatttattttttacagattttatttatttatttgatatatagagagagcacgagtaggtccagtggcaggcagagggagaggaagaagcagactccccacggagcagagagtccgatgtgggtctctatcccagaaccctgagatcatgacctaactgaaggcagaggcttaaccaactgagccaccaaggcacccctaagCCAGCCATTTTAAACCAAATTTATCTGGAGTGCAAATTCAGCAGATTTTTAAACAGGGTCATGCTTATCTTAGTGATTCATAAATACTCCCTTAGTGGCTAAGTAATTAATGGAGACTGGTCCTTCAGCTTCATGGTATTATACTTTTGGACCCACCAactctttttattctgtttttactcACTAAGCCACCTTCTGTTCTTAATTTAGTTTCCCAGGATGgtttttctttcagttaaaaGATATTCTGAGACTCCATTAGGAATATTCCAATCTACtggctttcattcatttatcctttaaaaaaaatcacttttgtttCTAAATCCAGTTCTACAGGCCTGAGTTTTTAGAAGCATAATCATTGACATAATTAAGAgatggaatcagaaaaaaaaaaaaaaatgcagctttcCTCTCAAAGCCCTTAGCCTCGCCTCAAAAGGCCACCTTATTTTACTACTCTGTTACACACTGACCAAAACACATCATTACTAGATTGTTTCCTACCTGCAGGGCTTTAGTGCGATCGGATTTTCTGAGCAGCACAGGTGCTGTGGGTGGCGGAGgcggaggcagaggaggaggtggagggggcgggggcggcggagGAAGAAGAGCAGGAGTAGGGGTGGCTGGCTGTGGCAATGTGGGAGGAAGTATCGCTGGAGGTTCTCCAGGGGTGTTTAGCACGCGGGCGGGCACATTTTTGAGTTTACCACTTATGTGACAGGTTTGACCACAGCTTGGGCAGGAAGAATTTTCCAAGACAGTCTGTAAGAAAACATTATATTTGGCAAATGAGTAACAGATTAATTTGGTTCTTGCGGCTCAGAGCCTTGGAGATAATAGCTACCACGTATTGAATGCTTTCTCAGTATagtatgtggtttttaaaaaatattttctcatttatcacAAGcccattcattcacccattcattcattcattcattcatatatttgttttgtgtgtgtaatATGCCAGGCAGTGTGGGTATGATGTGAACCCTATCTGTTACATCGTGGAGCTGACAGTCTGGCAAAGAAGACAGACATgaaacacagacacacccagaacaaaacaaagtaatGCTTCAGTGAAAACAGTAAGGAGAAACTTGGAGAATGACATTAAGCCATAATCTCAAGGATAGACTGCAATTTATCAGGTCTCAAGGGAGATAAGATCTGGGGAGAGTTCCTGGCAGAGGGAAAAATACTTAATGCAGCTAAAAATTGTCGTATagttgggacgcctgagtggctcactccgttaagtgtatgccttcttcggcttaggtcatggtctctgggtcctgggattgagccctgagtcaagcttcctgattctctctctctccctctgcccctccccactacttgttctctatctcaaataaagaaaatcttaaaaaaaaaaaaaaaaaagaatgtagcatATTCAAGAACTGATAAAAAGGCCAAGGGGATGGAACATGAATGTCaggggctgaattgtgtcccccaacccctcaaattcgtatgttgaagccctagcTGTAATACCCCAGGATGcctttggagatagggccttcaAAGAggtgtttaaattaaaatgaggccattagagTAGGCTCTCATCCAAtttgactggtgtccttacaaaaagaagaaatttgaacATACAGGAGAAACATCAGGGATGTGTGTGCAGAGACAAGGCGATTTGAGGACACGGTGAGAAGACAAGACAAAGGAGAGAGGCCCAAGAAGAAACTAACTCTGTCAACACATTGATCTCAGActttcagcctctagaactgtgggaaaataaatttctattatatAAGCCACCTAGTCCATGCCactttattatggcagccctgggaaatgaaaaataacccTATGAAGTCAGACGGTGTATTAGTTTCTTATGGTTGTTTTATCAAATTATCATAAATTTGGTGGCCTGAAACaattgaaattcatttttttcagtgctggaggctagaaatctaaAAATCAAGATGACAGCATGGCTGTGCTACCTCCCAATGCTGtagggaagaatctgtttcttgcctCTTCCCGTTTTTGGTAGCTATGGGCATTCCTGGCCTTGAGActacatcactccaatctctacCTGTGCTCCCACTGCTCCTCCTTTCCTCTTGTGTGCTCTGCTTTCTCCTTTATAAGGACATTTGTTATTGGATTTAGGGTCCACTCTGATAATAGAGTATGATCTCTTCACTTCAAAATTCTtaacttaaggggcacctggcaacttttgatcttggggttgtgaactcaagccccatgttgggtgtagagattacttaaaaaaaaaaaatccttgggtgcctgggtggctcagtgggttaagccgctgccttcggctcaggtcatgatctcagggtcctgggatcgagtcccgcatcaggctctctgctctgcagggagcctgcttcctcctctccctctctctgcctgcctctctgtctgcttgtgatctctgtctgtcaaataaataaataaaatctttaaaaaaaaaaaaagattaaaaaaaaaaatccttaacttaattacatggGAGAAAACcctttctccaaataaggtcatatttatAGGTTTCAGGGATTAGGACTTGGACATATCTTTTGGACGCCATTGATTCAGCCCACCATAGATGGCATCATCATTTTTAGAAGAGGAAACTCAGGCCTACAGGAGTAAGGTGATTTGCCTTTCTTCCTGTCTAATTCATCTTGAGGTACAAATTCTAGGACAAGGATTGTAATCCCAGAAGCTCCCCTGCAAACCAATAAGtgcaatgtttatttatttatttattttttaagattttatttatttacttgacagacagagatcaccagtaggcagagaggcaggcagagagagagaggagaaagcaggctccctgccgagcagagagcccgatgtggggctcgatcccaggaccctgggatcatgacctgagctgaaggcagaggctttaacccactgagccacccaggcgctccaagtgcaatgtttattttcttgagttttaGACATTGAGAATAGGGGCCTGGCTTAGGGGAGTTTGGAGACAGTGGATGTATATGGCTTTTTCTACCCCTATCAGTCAAGAAAGTAGAAATCATCCTGAGTATTTAAAAGAGGGTGAGAGTAAGGTGGGGAATTGGTTACATTGATGGTGAAAGAGATGAAAACATACAGGGAACATTGAGGCAACCCAGAGATTAGCAAGAAAAAGCCATGAATACCCTGAGCCTggagggacaaagggaagagCATTATAACCTGATCTCTAGAGGCGTGTTAACCCAGAGAATCCAGGAACTTGACAGACCTACCTGGAGGGAGCTGGGGTGAGGGAGACAACAACCCTCACTGGAGAAATTGCCCAAAGCAGAGAACAAAGGGGAAACATActccctccacacccccaccAGTCTCTCTTCAGTGTCTCCCATTAGCCAAGCACAACTGGAACCAGGTGACATGGAGCATAGCACATACAGCCTGCATGGATTAGCCCCACTGCAGTGCAGAGTCGAGCCTTGAAACCAAGGAATAGATCTGAGGGCAAAGAGGCCTAAGACTAGCACTTGCCTGTAGCCATTGTTCCTTCTGGTAAAAGCATGCTGGGATTCCTATAGGGGATaatccctgccctccttccctaattccagatttcttttcttttttttcctttttttttaaaagattttatttatctgatagagacgcagtgagagagggaacacaagcagtgggggagggagagggagaggcaggcttcccgctgaggagggagcctgatgtgaggcttgatcccaggactctaggatcatgacctgaactgaagatagacatttaacgactgagccacccaggtgtccccggatttcttttctatttaacaaTACCAACCTTCAGTGTTTCCTGGAGCTTGCATAATTCACTTTCCAAAATGCAAAACCGTTGTTTTAGACTGTGGAGTTCTCGGCGGCAGAAACGGGATGGAAAGATGGTGTCTTTCAATACTTCTaaactctgaaattaaaaaataaacaagcctGAATACTGTAAGCAGCATGATCAGgacaagaaaaaagggagaaaaaagtggTTTGATATATGTTTTACAGAAACAAAGGCCTACATGACCCCATGATTTCATCTTACCTGAGCTTAGCCTGAGTGTTGTATTGACCTGAGCACACACACAGGTGAACACACATACGAAATATGCAGAAAAACCATATTGCTGAAAATGGGGTTGTCAAAGCCATACCTGGGCCATGCAGTTCTGGCACCAATTGTATATAGACCACACTCTATTTGTCCAAAGTTTTATAGTATCTTTGATATTAGGAAGTCTAAAGTTCCAGGATGGTCTTAGCCAACT is a window from the Neovison vison isolate M4711 chromosome 5, ASM_NN_V1, whole genome shotgun sequence genome containing:
- the PRR11 gene encoding proline-rich protein 11; amino-acid sequence: MPKFKQRRRKLKAKAKRLFKKREASHFQPKLITPPPPPPSPERVVIPSADTSLSRSWLRPSWNFRLPNIKDTIKLWTNRVWSIYNWCQNCMAQSLEVLKDTIFPSRFCRRELHSLKQRFCILESELCKLQETLKTVLENSSCPSCGQTCHISGKLKNVPARVLNTPGEPPAILPPTLPQPATPTPALLPPPPPPPPPPPLPPPPPPTAPVLLRKSDRTKALQAGPLKRDGPMQITVKDLLTVKLKKTQCFDERKKLTPSPKAQNPLVTVSDLQRVTLKPNSKVLSTRVTNVLITPGKSQIDLRKLLRKVDVERSPGGTPLTNKENMDTGTGLTPVMTRALRRKFQMAHPRSPTQTLPLSTSSFDEQN